Proteins from a genomic interval of uncultured Methanocorpusculum sp.:
- a CDS encoding aminotransferase class V-fold PLP-dependent enzyme, with the protein MKCAGQIEARAVEESSINLDPIQAAGRLTPEAMKAVIAWGDGYSVCDNCHKPFRLDYVTKPPIADFHEEAAKWLGMDKVQLVPGARRAFQEVTGALVGKGDPVIMTGMGHYTAYLSVEVVNGVVREIRPTADHHITADAAAESIENAVREFGYAPKLVFVDAVDFMYGNMHEVEQIAKVAHQYDIPVLYNGVYTVGVLPVDGKKLGVDFVVGSGHKSMAAPAPSGILATTDEYADTVLRTTKIQGDITGRKFGIKQVGILGCSLMGDPAVGLIASFPRVKERVNHFDEELKNHNIVTNALLSIEGTKVASEYPRKHTLTRMDTAGSFDVIARTHKKRGFFLSSTLNKRGITGIMPGVTKQWKFNTYGLTAAQAEYLADAFIEIAEENSVVVG; encoded by the coding sequence ATGAAATGCGCAGGGCAGATCGAAGCCCGCGCCGTGGAAGAATCCTCGATCAATCTCGATCCGATCCAGGCGGCCGGAAGACTCACGCCCGAAGCGATGAAAGCCGTCATCGCGTGGGGGGACGGATACTCCGTCTGTGACAACTGTCATAAACCCTTCCGCCTGGACTATGTGACAAAGCCGCCGATCGCAGACTTCCACGAAGAAGCCGCCAAATGGCTCGGGATGGACAAGGTCCAGCTCGTGCCCGGAGCACGGCGGGCATTCCAGGAAGTCACCGGGGCACTTGTCGGAAAAGGCGACCCGGTGATCATGACCGGGATGGGGCATTACACGGCGTATTTGTCCGTCGAGGTCGTAAACGGCGTCGTCCGAGAAATCAGACCGACGGCCGACCACCACATCACCGCCGATGCCGCCGCCGAGTCGATCGAAAACGCCGTACGCGAGTTCGGCTATGCTCCAAAACTCGTCTTTGTTGATGCGGTCGATTTTATGTACGGCAACATGCATGAAGTCGAACAAATCGCCAAAGTCGCCCACCAGTATGACATCCCCGTTCTCTATAACGGGGTGTATACCGTCGGCGTTCTTCCGGTCGACGGCAAAAAACTCGGCGTCGATTTCGTGGTCGGATCCGGGCACAAAAGCATGGCGGCCCCCGCCCCGTCCGGCATTCTCGCAACCACCGACGAGTATGCGGACACCGTTCTTCGCACAACAAAGATCCAGGGGGATATCACCGGCAGAAAGTTCGGCATTAAGCAGGTCGGGATCCTCGGCTGTTCGCTGATGGGCGATCCCGCAGTCGGGCTGATCGCCTCTTTCCCGCGGGTGAAAGAGCGGGTCAACCACTTCGACGAGGAGCTGAAAAACCACAATATCGTGACCAACGCCCTGCTCTCGATCGAAGGAACAAAGGTCGCTTCTGAGTATCCGCGAAAACACACCCTCACCCGGATGGACACGGCGGGGTCCTTCGACGTCATCGCACGGACCCATAAAAAACGCGGCTTCTTCCTCTCGAGCACCTTAAACAAGCGGGGGATCACCGGCATCATGCCGGGCGTCACCAAACAGTGGAAGTTCAACACCTACGGACTGACCGCCGCACAGGCGGAGTATCTCGCCGATGCGTTCATCGAGATCGCCGAAGAAAATAGTGTGGTTGTGGGGTAA
- a CDS encoding ATPase: MKTEVLKSIKETEAKSKSTITAAESAAEQTLANAKLEADSLIAKAETIAEDYKKQRLLDARNVATAKHAAIVTQGKADADHLINAGSKKLPQATSLFVERFKEKLHVSA, encoded by the coding sequence ATGAAAACTGAGGTTCTGAAAAGCATTAAAGAAACCGAAGCAAAAAGTAAATCCACAATCACCGCAGCCGAAAGTGCCGCTGAGCAGACACTTGCAAATGCAAAACTCGAAGCTGACAGCCTGATTGCCAAGGCAGAAACCATTGCCGAGGATTACAAAAAGCAGAGACTTTTAGATGCACGGAATGTAGCAACAGCAAAGCATGCCGCTATTGTTACTCAGGGAAAGGCAGACGCCGATCACCTGATTAACGCAGGAAGCAAAAAGCTCCCGCAGGCAACTTCGCTATTCGTAGAGCGGTTCAAGGAGAAACTGCATGTTTCAGCCTAG
- a CDS encoding FkbM family methyltransferase has translation MNTPGRKTVSVLILAILIVGFVLTAGCVGLVNPTPNEIMIRGNLISVDPTYVDGTFIWKLLLDPNSYEPEMVAAVDEYLVPQNPLIELGAGIGMLSAYMNDKLTMSVNQVSVEPNPYLIPSLNLTKQNNDLGVTFVQKAIGYGSNTVAISVTSDITNNRIVRSDGVLVKSVEVNTTTVQQLAQNAGFKSNITLVMNIVGHEYSVVQYEADFLSQNVSTVIAAVYTDGKNTPDSFADKMTMIGFTEQCRELANENNYVVMVFTK, from the coding sequence ATGAATACACCGGGGAGAAAAACCGTTTCGGTTTTGATTTTGGCTATTTTGATTGTCGGATTCGTTCTGACGGCCGGGTGTGTCGGTCTGGTGAATCCGACCCCAAACGAGATCATGATCCGCGGAAATCTGATCTCGGTCGATCCGACGTATGTCGACGGGACATTTATCTGGAAGCTTTTGCTCGATCCAAACAGCTATGAACCAGAAATGGTCGCCGCAGTGGACGAATATCTTGTCCCGCAGAATCCCCTGATCGAACTCGGTGCGGGAATAGGCATGCTTTCGGCGTATATGAACGATAAGCTGACCATGTCGGTGAATCAGGTTTCGGTCGAGCCGAACCCGTATCTTATCCCGTCACTGAACCTGACGAAACAGAATAACGATCTCGGCGTCACGTTCGTCCAGAAGGCGATAGGATACGGATCGAACACGGTCGCTATTTCGGTAACGTCGGATATCACGAACAACCGGATCGTTCGGTCGGACGGTGTCCTTGTCAAGTCCGTTGAAGTGAATACGACCACGGTCCAGCAGCTTGCACAGAATGCCGGGTTCAAGTCGAATATAACTCTCGTCATGAATATCGTCGGACACGAGTATTCCGTCGTCCAGTACGAGGCCGACTTCCTCAGTCAGAACGTCAGTACGGTGATCGCGGCGGTCTATACCGATGGAAAGAACACGCCGGATTCGTTTGCGGACAAGATGACGATGATCGGCTTTACCGAACAGTGCCGTGAACTGGCGAATGAAAACAACTATGTGGTGATGGTCTTCACCAAATAA
- a CDS encoding HAD hydrolase-like protein produces MKTYTNIVFDLDGTLTDPAVGIINSFIYAMEKCGITVPDRSEMLKLIGPSPVQSFQELYGLSHEEATTAVRYYREFYRTKGIFESGVFPGIEDLLKSLQEEGKTLMVATAKVEQFAETVLKHFGIAQYFTCIAGSNLANTITHKSEIIKAAMERCSITDLEHTVLVGDRMHDILGAKDAGIDSIGILYGYGTREELENAGADLIAESVLDLKRILSPQV; encoded by the coding sequence ATGAAAACCTACACCAACATCGTCTTCGACCTGGACGGAACACTCACCGACCCCGCGGTCGGGATAATCAACTCCTTCATCTACGCGATGGAGAAATGCGGCATCACCGTCCCTGACAGAAGCGAGATGCTCAAACTCATCGGGCCGTCGCCCGTCCAGTCGTTCCAGGAACTCTACGGTCTTTCGCACGAAGAAGCGACGACCGCCGTCAGATATTACCGCGAGTTCTACCGGACAAAAGGCATATTCGAAAGCGGCGTCTTTCCAGGAATCGAAGACCTCCTCAAATCCCTCCAAGAGGAGGGAAAGACCCTAATGGTCGCTACGGCAAAGGTCGAACAGTTTGCAGAGACCGTCCTCAAACACTTCGGGATCGCACAGTATTTTACCTGCATCGCCGGCAGCAATCTGGCCAACACGATAACGCATAAAAGCGAGATCATCAAAGCGGCCATGGAACGCTGCAGTATAACTGATCTCGAACACACCGTCTTGGTCGGCGACCGGATGCACGACATCCTCGGCGCAAAAGACGCCGGGATCGATTCGATCGGCATATTGTACGGCTACGGAACGAGAGAGGAACTGGAAAACGCCGGGGCTGACCTCATCGCCGAAAGCGTTCTGGATCTGAAAAGGATCCTGTCACCCCAGGTATAA